One part of the Dioscorea cayenensis subsp. rotundata cultivar TDr96_F1 chromosome 2, TDr96_F1_v2_PseudoChromosome.rev07_lg8_w22 25.fasta, whole genome shotgun sequence genome encodes these proteins:
- the LOC120277961 gene encoding probable aquaporin NIP5-1 codes for MPESETGTPMASAPATPGTPGAPLFTGLRIDSLSYDRKSMPRCNKCLPLDSLASPHQCFIDFPKPNVSLTRKIGAEFVGTFILIFGATAAPIVNQKYNGAETLIGNAACAGLAVMIVILSTGHISGAHLNPSLTIAFAVLRHFPWVQVPAYIAAQVSASICASFALKGIFHPFLSGGVTVPSVSTAQAFFIEFVITFNLLFVVTAVATDTRAVGELAGIAVGATVMLNILVAGPSSGGSMNPVRTLGPAVAAGNYKQIWIYLVAPTAGAITGAAVYTAVKLKGDADNNPDTPPTRRSFRR; via the exons ATGCCTGAATCGGAAACTGGGACACCGATGGCTTCAGCGCCAGCGACACCGGGCACGCCGGGAGCGCCGTTGTTCACCGGACTGAGGATTGACTCGTTGTCGTATGATCGGAAGTCAATGCCGCGGTGCAACAAGTGCTTGCCTTTGGATTCGTTGGCTTCGCCGCATCAGTGCTTCATTGATTTCCCAAAGCCCAATGTCTCCCTCACTAGAAAg ATCGGAGCGGAATTCGTGGGAACCTTCATCCTGATATTCGGAGCGACGGCGGCGCCGATCGTGAACCAAAAGTACAACGGAGCCGAAACCCTAATCGGCAACGCAGCATGCGCGGGATTAGCGGTGATGATCGTCATCCTCTCAACGGGTCACATCTCCGGCGCTCACCTGAATCCATCACTCACCATCGCCTTCGCCGTGCTCCGCCATTTCCCTTGGGTTCAGGTCCCCGCATACATCGCCGCCCAGGTCTCGGCTTCGATCTGTGCGTCTTTTGCTCTGAAGGGGATCTTCCACCCGTTTCTCTCCGGCGGTGTGACCGTGCCGTCGGTGAGCACCGCCCAGGCGTTCTTCATTGAGTTTGTCATCACTTTCAATCTCCTCTTCGTCGTCACCGCCGTCGCCACCGACACCAGAGCT GTAGGAGAATTGGCTGGAATAGCTGTGGGAGCTACTGTCATGCTTAACATTCTTGTTGCCGG GCCATCAAGTGGTGGATCAATGAACCCAGTGCGCACACTAGGACCAGCAGTAGCAGCAGGAAACTACAAACAAATATGGATATATCTCGTAGCACCGACGGCAGGCGCCATCACCGGAGCTGCCGTCTACACGGCCGTAAAGCTCAAAGGCGATGCCGATAACAACCCCGACACTCCTCCGACCCGCCGCAGCTTCCGCcgttga